The Elusimicrobiota bacterium genome includes the window TGTTAAGAAGTTCCTGAGCAAGTTTTTTATCTTTCTTTGAAACAGCTTCTTCAACTTTTTTAACGAGATTTTTAATCTTTGATTTTACCGACTGGTTCCTTAATTCAGCTCTTTTTGATTTTCTATTTTGCTTTATAGCAGATGTATGACGTCCAGTTTTAAGTTTTGCCATTTTTTCTTCCTCCCCGCCCAAGGCGGGCCAGCCTGGGGCTGGCGTAATAAGATTTTTTAAAACATCGAGCACAGATTTTACATTTTTTAATATAGTAAGTCAAATTTCTTCTAAGAAGGCGTTGAAGGTTAAAAAGTTAAAAGTTAGAAAGTTTTAAGCAAAATAGAACCTAGCAAAAGAGAATAAATTAGTTAAAAAGTTTCAGAGTCGTTAACTTTAAACCTTATAACCTTCAACTTTCAAACTAAAATTATGAGCCAAGAAAAACAATTGACCAAACATGCCGGAAGGGTTGCGATGGGAACGATGGTATCCCGCATATTGGGATATATCCGCGATATGCTCGTGGCCCATGTTTTCGGCGCCGGTCTGGCTGCTGATGCTTTTTATGCGGCATACAGAATCCCAAATCTTTTCAGGAGACTTTTGGGAGAAGGTTCTCTTTCCGCATCTTTTATTCCTGTTTTAAGCGAATATGTTAGTTCAAAAACCAAGGAGGAAACCCAGGAACTAATCAATGTTGTTTTTACTGCTTTGACTTTGGTTTTGACCGTTTTAATGATTTTAGGAATGATTTTTGCGCCTCAAATCGTAAATGTTGTTGCTTACGGGTTTACATCTAACCCTGATAAATTTGAACTTACCGTCAACCTTACCCGGCTGATGTTTCCTTTCCTTTTGTTTATATGCCTTGCAGCCCTATTACTTGGAATTGCAAATA containing:
- the rpsT gene encoding 30S ribosomal protein S20 translates to MAKLKTGRHTSAIKQNRKSKRAELRNQSVKSKIKNLVKKVEEAVSKKDKKLAQELLNTAFSEWDKAAKRNLIHSNAASNQKARLSRLVSSLSA
- a CDS encoding murein biosynthesis integral membrane protein MurJ → MSQEKQLTKHAGRVAMGTMVSRILGYIRDMLVAHVFGAGLAADAFYAAYRIPNLFRRLLGEGSLSASFIPVLSEYVSSKTKEETQELINVVFTALTLVLTVLMILGMIFAPQIVNVVAYGFTSNPDKFELTVNLTRLMFPFLLFICLAALLLGIAN